DNA from Tsuneonella dongtanensis:
GAACGGGGAAGGGGCGCGGGAGTTCCGCTAGAGCGAAAAGCCCCCGTCGGTATTGAGCACCACGCCGGTGACGTTGGCGGCCATGTCGCTGAGGAGATAGCCGATGTCGCCCGCTATCTCGTCTGCGGTGGCGAAGCGGCCGCGCGGCGTGCCCGCACCCATCGCCGCTATCGCGCCTTCGCGGCCATGGTCCTCGACCGCCTTGCGGAACGCCTCGCCCGAATCCCAGATGGCGGTATCGACCCCGCCCGGAGCCACGGCGTTTACCCGGATGCCGCGCGCCGCGTTTTCCGCCGCGGCGATACGGGTCATGTGCGCGACGCCGGCCTTGGATACGCCGTATGCCCCGATGCCCGGCACCGGCTTGATCGCGGTGATCGAACTGGTGACGACAGCCGACCCGCCGCCGTTCGCCTGCATCAGTCGCAAGGCCGCTGCCAGGGTCAGGAATGCCCCGTCGAGGTTGACCGCCATGACCCTGCGCCAGTGTTGGAACGTCTGCTCCGCGATCGGAGCGCCGCCGAGCGCGATCCCGGCGTTCACGACCGCATGGTCGAGCGTGCCTGCCGCCCGCTCGAAACCGCCCCAGAACTGGGGGTCGGAAACGTCGTGGACATGCCGGTGGACTTCGCACGAAAGGTCGAGCGCGGCCATGCCCTCGGCATTCACGTCGACGAGATGGAGCGTCGCGATCCCGTGTGCATCGAGCCAGCGGGCAACGGCTGCGCCGATGCCGGAGCCGGCGCCGGTGACGAGTGCGGAACGGCCGGAGAAATCGAGGGCGGGTTCGGTCATGCCCGCCGCTTAGCGCGTCAGGCGGCGTTGTCGATGCCCCCGCGGCCTTTAGGCCGCGTTGTCGATCCCCAAGTCGCCAAGCTTGCGGTACAGCGTCGACCGGCCGATGCCGAGCCGCCGCGCGACTTCGGTCATGCGTCCGCGGTAGTGCCCGATGGCGAGGCGGATGACGTCTGCCTCGATGTCCTCGAGACTGCGGAGGTTGCCGTCCTCGGTGTAAAGCATCACGCCGACGCCGTCCTGCCGGGGGTCGCGCGTCTCCACCGTCTCGCCGAGCATTTCGCAGAGTTGCGGGAAGCTGTCGGAGGTCAGGGCATCGCCGTCGCAGAAGACCGCCGCGCGGAACAAGACCGCCTGGAGCTGCCGGACGTTGCCGGGCCAGTCGAACGCCGCCAGAAGCGCAAGCGCGCCGTCGGTGATCGTGAGGCTGCGAAGGCCCGGCTGCTCCCCGATCCGGGTGAGGAAATGGCGGGCCAGCGCCTGGATATCGCCGGTGCGTTCGCGCAGCGGCGGCAGGGTGATCGTGGTCGGGGCAAGGACTTCGTGCAGCGCGGGGTGGAAGAAGCCGGCATCGCCGAGCGACTGCACCGGCAGGTTGCTGGCCGACAGCACCCGCACATCGATCTTGAAGCCGTGGCGCGCGCCGATCGGGCGCACGACCCCTGTCGAGAGCACTTCGGCGAGGCGCTCCTGCACGTCCATCGACAGGCGGTCGACCTCGTCGAGCACGAGGGTGCCGCCGTCGCATTGCTGGATCGCGCCGACCTGCCGTTCGAAGGCGCCCGGGAAGGCGTTCTGCTCGTGCCCGAACAGGACCGACTCGATCGAGTTGGCGGGCACCGAGCGGGCGTTGATCAGGCGAAACGGGCCCTTCGCGCGGGGGCTGGCGGCGTGCACCGCGCGTATCAGCATTTCCTTGCCGGTCCCGCTCTCACCCTCGATGAGCACGTTGCCGTGGCCGCGCGCCGACTTCGCCGCCTTGGCGAGCGCTGCGCGGAAATTGGGCGCGGTGCCGATCATCGCATCGAAATCGAGAACCGTTCCCAGCTTTTCGGTCAGCGGCTGAAGCTCGTCGCGCGGAGCCTCGCGCTTGGCGGCGGTGCGCAGCGCATGCATCAGGCGGTCGGGTGCGACCGGCTTGATCATGTAATCGTTGGCGCCCGCGCGCATCGCCTCGACCGCGAGGAGCGGCGAGGCGCTGGCGGTGAGCATCAGGATCGGAAGGGCGGG
Protein-coding regions in this window:
- a CDS encoding sigma-54-dependent transcriptional regulator — translated: MTDGENRLLMLIDDEPAQSRLITALAAREGWRTIVVGDSETAIATLGTRQGMQLSAIILDQWVPGDDACRLIAELKARRPALPILMLTASASPLLAVEAMRAGANDYMIKPVAPDRLMHALRTAAKREAPRDELQPLTEKLGTVLDFDAMIGTAPNFRAALAKAAKSARGHGNVLIEGESGTGKEMLIRAVHAASPRAKGPFRLINARSVPANSIESVLFGHEQNAFPGAFERQVGAIQQCDGGTLVLDEVDRLSMDVQERLAEVLSTGVVRPIGARHGFKIDVRVLSASNLPVQSLGDAGFFHPALHEVLAPTTITLPPLRERTGDIQALARHFLTRIGEQPGLRSLTITDGALALLAAFDWPGNVRQLQAVLFRAAVFCDGDALTSDSFPQLCEMLGETVETRDPRQDGVGVMLYTEDGNLRSLEDIEADVIRLAIGHYRGRMTEVARRLGIGRSTLYRKLGDLGIDNAA
- a CDS encoding SDR family NAD(P)-dependent oxidoreductase; translation: MTEPALDFSGRSALVTGAGSGIGAAVARWLDAHGIATLHLVDVNAEGMAALDLSCEVHRHVHDVSDPQFWGGFERAAGTLDHAVVNAGIALGGAPIAEQTFQHWRRVMAVNLDGAFLTLAAALRLMQANGGGSAVVTSSITAIKPVPGIGAYGVSKAGVAHMTRIAAAENAARGIRVNAVAPGGVDTAIWDSGEAFRKAVEDHGREGAIAAMGAGTPRGRFATADEIAGDIGYLLSDMAANVTGVVLNTDGGFSL